The Lolium rigidum isolate FL_2022 chromosome 2, APGP_CSIRO_Lrig_0.1, whole genome shotgun sequence genomic interval GCCCTCGGAGGCGCGGAGCTCAGGGAGCGGGTCGGGCCACTTGCCCCGCACTCGTCAACCGGAGGTGGGTGCGGATGTCGCCGgtgggcggtgacggcgtctgcgAGGAGGCGGCATCTGCCGCGGGTTGATGCGGAGGCGCGGATAACTGGACAAGTGATGTGTCGTTCTGCCACTGGATCGGCGTGACATGCAGCCGCCGTCGCAAAGGGCGTGTCGCCGCTTTGGTGCTGCCCGACATTCCCCTCCAAGGAGAGCTCAGCCCTCACCTCGGTAACCTTTCTTTCCTTCATGAAATTAACCTCACCAACACAGCCCTCGCTGGCTCCATCCCAGCTGATATTGGAAGATTATCCCGTCTAAGATATCTTGATCTTGGCCACAATAATCTAACGGATACAATCCCGTCTACTATAGGAAACCTCACAGCACTCCAATTTCTTGTCCTAAATTTCAACCAGCTCTCTGGAGAGATCCCCAGTGAGTTGCGAAACATGCATAGCCTTAGGTACCTCTGTCTAGATAGAAACTACATGACCGGCCTGATACCTAATTTCTCATTCGACAGCATGCCTACAATAAGCCATATATACATTCAGAGCAACAGCCTGTCCGGGACAGTACCATCTGGTATTGGCTCCCTGCTGATGCTACAGGTTCTACGCTTGAACTATAACCAGCTCTCCGGCCCAGTACCTCCTAACATTTTCAACATGTCTAGGATTGTTGACATGCGTCTAGCAGACAACGAAAATCTTACGGGCCATATACCTGGCAATACAAGTTTCAGTCTCCCCAAGTTGCAAATACTTGATCTATATAAGAACAAATTCAGGGGTCAAATTCCATTGGGCCTTGCAGCGTGCAAGCATCTTCAGATACTTAGCATCCCAGGAAATCTATTTGTGGATGTGGTGCCGGCATGGCTGGCTAAGCTGTCGCAGCTCACAGTGATTTCTATCGGTGGCAATGAGCTCGTTGGCCAGATCCCGGCAGTGCTCAGCAATCTTACCATGCTCCGTGTGCTTGACATTGCAGTCTCCAACCTAAGTGGAGAGATTCCTGTGGAATTGGGGAAATTGATGCAACTCTCATATCTGCACCTTTCGTTCAATCAACTAACAGGCCCCTTACCAGATTTTCTTGGAAATTTTTCACAAATGTCTTACTTAAGTTTAATGTCGAATCAGCTGACTGGAACAGTACCATCAACACTTGGAAACAACAGACTTCTTAGGCTTCTTGATATTCGAGATAATCATCTCCATGGGGATCTTAGTTTCTTGGCCAGCCTTTGTAATTGTCGGCAACTCCAACACCTTGACATATCTAATAATCCTTTCTCTGGGAGTATCCCCAGCTATTTTGGTAACCTTTCGACTAACCTGTTAGTGTTTGAAGCAGATAAAAACAATTTGGTTGGTGGGCTTCCAGCAACACTATCAAATCTTAGTGGTCTTCTTGCGATAAGCTTTTTTGACAACTATCTAACCAAAGAATTACCAGAATCCATCTCTAAGTTGGAGAATCTCCAGGCACTTGGTCTCTCTGGAAATAGCATCGTTGGCCCAATCCCTAAACAATTTGGTATGCTAAGGAGTATTATAAGGTTAGAACTCCAGGATAATATATTATCTGGCTCCATACCAGATGGAGTGAGTAACCTCACCATGTTAGAGTATTTGTATTTATCTTATAACCATCTATTTTCGACCATACCATCAAGCTTGTTTTATCATAGTAACCTTATTGCATTAGATATGTCCCATAACTCCCTAACTGGTATATTGCCTTCTGATCTCAGTCATATGCAAAATATGGACAAGTTAGATCTTTCTAGCAACCTCTTGTCTGGTAGCCTCCCAAATTCATTTGGACAGGTTGCGATCCCATTAACTTACCTAAATTTTTCGCACAACTCATTCAAGGATTTAGTCCCCGACTCGTTCGCCCGCTTAACCAGCTTGGCAACATTGGACCTATCATCGAACAATCTATCTGGAACGATACCAAACTACCTCGCCAACTTCACCTACCTTTCTTATCTGGACCTCTCCTCTAATAGGTTCGAAGGGCAGATACCAAATGGAGGTGTTTTCTCAAACATCACCTTGCAATCTTTGATTGGGAATGTTGGGCTATGTGGTGCTCCTCGTCTAGGACTGTCACCATGTGTAGACAATTCTCGACTGACTTCTGGTAGACAAATCCTCAAGTTTATACTCCCAGTTGCCATCATTGGAGCTGGTGTATTTGTAGCTTGCTTGTACCTAATgatcaaaaagaaaaataagaagcAGCCGCATGTTATGGCTTCTAATGGCATGGCTGATCTGATCAGCCATAGGTTAGTATCATACCACGAGATTGCTCGTGCCACCAAAAATTTCAGCGAggataacctacttggagctggAAGTTCTGGAAAAGTTTTCAAGGGGCAGCTAGATGATGGTTTGGTGGTTGCTATAAAGGTGCTCAATATGCATGTCGAGCAGGCCGTGAGGAGCTTTGATGCTGAATGTCAAGTGTTGCGGATGGCTCGGCATCGCAACCTGATACAGATATTGAATACCTGTTCCAACCTGGATTTCAGGGCATTGCTGCTTCAGTACATGCCCAACGGTAGCTTGGAGGCACACTTGCACGAGGAAAATAGGGAACCACTGGGCTTCACCGAGAGATTGGACATTATGCTTGGTGTGTCAGAGGCAATGGATTATCTGCACAATCACCACTGTCAAGTTATCCTACACTGCGACCTGAAGCCTAGCAATGTGCTTTTCGATGAGGACATGACGGCACATGTTGCCGACTTTGGCATTGCAAAGTTACTTCTAGTTGATGAAAACTCCTTGGTTTCAGCAAGTATGCCCGGCACAATCGGGTACATGGCCCCAGGTGTGTTTTTGTCATGATCATGCTTGAGCAATTTATTTGCCAAACCCTTAAATATTGTGGTATTGATTTGATGAACTCTCTTGGCTTTCTTATCTTGATCAGAGCTTGCATTCATGGGAAGGGCGTCGAGAAGCACCGACGTGTTCAGCTTTGGGATCATGCTGCTTGAAGTCTTCACAGGGAAGAGGCCCACAGATCCTTCGTTTGTTGGGGAATCCAGTCTTAGGCAGTGGGTTTTGCAAGCATTTCCAGCAAAGCTCATTGATGTTTTGGATGTGAAGCTACATCAGGGTGAACAGATGCACCAAGCGTTTCATCACCAAAAAAATACTATTTCGCCCTCGTCATCCTCCATTGGCTACAATGACAACTTTCTCATGTCGACATTCGAGATTGGTCTAGAGTGTTCCAGTGATCCTGTCGACCAGAGGCCAAGCATTAGCGAAGTGGTCATGAGGCTGAAGAACATCAAGAAGGATAGCTCTGCTTTCATGGTAGCAACTCGAATCGTGCAGCAACGGCATTGATATGGTAATATGTAGTGCCATGTATGTATATTACATAGTTGATTGAAATGTATCGAAGGTCCTAAAAATATTCGAGATGTGTCAACCTGCTCATATAAGTTGTAAGATGCACATCTGGTTTGAAATGGATGTGGTCTATTGCAGATCCTATGATCTAACCAGCCGATACGGCATATTGACTGATGGTCCACTGAACTTACGAAATTACTCGGGGTGTACaggaaaatccaaaaaaagaggCTGGGAGCATGGAGTCTAGGTCTGACTGCCTAAAACACAAATTTGGAGGAGTAGCAACATGTAGATTAGACCCGAGGTTCTCACCCATGTTCATGTCTCATCTGTACGCGTTGGATCATACTGATACCCAGTGCAAGAGGTACCACCTACTTCCATAATTATCATTTCCCTATCCTAATAGCGCTGTGCTGACTGTGAATTGTTTTGTGCAGGAGCGTCACCTTCCTGCAAAAACAAGCTGGGAAGAAAGGTGCGCGTGCCGCGTGCAGGCACATTTGATAGTGAACCACCTGTGGAGGAATCGTCTCGGGGAAATACATTGCCACCAGATGCTGCATCTTCTAAGAACGCCAACCGGAAATGCGATGGGGCTTCCACGGAGAAACTGCAGATGCTGCCTGCTGTGAATTCTCTCAAGAGGAACCTTACGGCCTGTAGCGGACCCAGAAGTTTGTAGAATCCTGGGCAAACATGCCTACAATGCTATATTTTTTGGTGACAAATCTATAAAAAATCTTGTGGTACAATGCCGGCAATCCTGGGCGCCCCTGCTTATGGCGTACAAGGAAGCAAGATATAGAGAAGATGTTTGTTTTGCTCTGATAGGTTGGCAAAAATTCATCTAAAGTCACCCGATAAATTTGCTTCAGAATAgtttgaagatttttttttttttgaaacggaggcaaaagctttgcctcatccattcattttttgaaacgggcacacctagccaccctggctacccacaaaagctacaCAAAAAGTTCTAGTCGgtctatgccaaacagatggctcttcgaggagagaccggcagctccgattctgaagacgagcctcggagaggagatgcgcaagacaAGCGCCAAATAGTTTGAAGCTTTTGATGTTTATGTCCGAGTACCTCTGTTAGATTCTTGCTAACAGGCCATTTTCCTTGTTATGATATCACAGTCATCCTCAACTTTACTGATTCGTTCTCGGCTAGTGCATCAATCATATACTCGGCACTAATGGGAAGTTATATAGCAGGTGACCGGGGTAATACATCGACATCGTTCAAGAGAGGGACAACACGATGCTTGCGAGGTGGAAGGAGGCCCAGCAGCTCGAGAGTTCTTCGAAAATAATTCGCTTTCACATGGCCTAGATCCAAGGAGCGCTCAATTTATCTTAACTCAACAAATCGCTCCCATTTCACATGTCTGCAAGCACATCACGGTTGTTGTGGCATTTTCTCGAGCTTGGCGAGTTGgagctcgtcgtcttcctctccggTAAACTCTACGGCGCCGTCGCTTGTTTGAGGAGACGTCGAACCTCCACCATTGCCATATTTGAAGAAGGATCATCGCCAACGAAGCTTTGTGAGTCGATAAATATGCCCGCTGCAACCAGCAAGGCACGTGTCGTTGTGGCACATCGACTCGGGACGTTCCCGTGCTTCCTTGAACCCGTCGACGAAGTCGGGAAACAACGACAGATCCACCACCTCTGGACCAACATCCTCGCTCCTGAGCATCCACCTCGTCTCGATCCCCAGTGCCATCGTGGACAACCGACGAACGCTAACGACACATCGACAAACAGATCCCGCCAGATCTAAAGAATGTTGAGAGGACTAAGCTGCCGATTTGAAGAATCAACAAGCACACATTGTCATCAACTCCGAGACGTCGCCATGAAAGTCGGCGCTGATGTGAAAGtagagttgaggcagatttattcgCTCGAACGCCGCTCCACCACCATAACGATGCACCACAATACACAAAGTCTAATGCTAACTTATAATGGAGAAACGAGGTCCCACCTTCCTTCTGCCGCTGGAGCGGCAAGAAAGAAGAGGTAACCAACGTTTAGCTGGCGAAGATATGAAGgagatgagggcatctccaacacggTGATCCATCCTGCGCCCGCGtgcccggatgggtcgaaacggacaaaaacctGGTCCAGCACGTGAacacatccctaaaacggatggtcgCGGcgcccgggacgacccaaacccggcccaaatctgggtcgcgtttgcgtggccgcggactcctatcgctggccgctcgcgtcctccccttgtcctcctccggtccgcctgtctgcctcccaaattAACACAACCCCCTCACACACATctcccaccgctccgccgccaccccatgaccggcgatttgggagcatTGTCGACGCCGACAAGCGGTGCGGAAGCATAGGACGCGGCCTCGTGCTTTGGCGCTGTGCTTTCGCGGcctcgtagcagagtcggaggacgccgtcgccgACGCTGTTGTCCTCTTGCCGTCGCGAGGCCTCCCGCCGTCAGCAGCTTCGCCGTTGCCGCCAGAGGTGAGCTCTCATGCATCGTGTTTCCAGGCCGCAAGTCGGCCGAGACGGCCattgcctgcaggtccctacggacgcaTTGGATGGTCTCCGCCtacgaggtgttcgatgaaatgggcgatctAAAATTTGTTCCATTTCATATGTAGATAATGGAGAGAGAGCCATTTgtatcattttatatttttatttaaatAATACCGTGTCATTGAATACGTGGACATTAATCAGCATTTAAACTTATTTTTTTTATGATTTCTTATGTTTTTATAGTGAATTTAGACGCaaatagcaacttctatggccgcGACCCAATTCTAACCGCGTTGAACGCAGCGCACGACCCAATCGAACACGTGATGCTTTCGCACCGCTTGTCGGTGTCGACAACGCTCCCAAATCCCGGTCCTGAAATGACGGCTGAACGGTGGAAGATGTGTGCGAGGAGATTGTGTTAATTTGGGAGACAGACCATGGGAGAACAAGAAGAGAACTCGAGCGGCCAGCGATAGAAATCCGGGTGGGCTATCGAAACGAACCAAAACGAACGATCCAACGCATCGGGTTGGCGTAGTGGAGATGCCCTAGCAGCCGCCGCCTAGGGAAGAGGATGAGCGGACGCACGTTTGGGTCGATGCTCGATGGGACTGTTCAAGACTTCAGAGGGAAGCCACGTGTGGTGAGGTGTTGGTCACGTGAACGGACGTGGCGTTGCTCCCTGAAAAAAGCGGGTGAGACTGCCGACCCCTATTTTCCGTTTTGAACTTTGGGCTTTTGCCCCCCTATATTCGTTTCATTTCCCTCCAAAAGGCCAAAACCGAAACCCCCCATTTCCCTCTCTCGCCTCCaaaccttccttccttccttccccGGCAAGATCCCCATTCACGACCGCCAACACGCACAAAATTCCCCAAACCCaaacccaaaccctagcccctccTCCTATCCAGATCCCTCCCTCGGCCCACCCGCCATGTCTTCGCCGGACGACGACGACCGCAACCTCTTCGCCGGcgtccgcttcctcctcctcggcttcGACAGCGTCTCCGAGTCccaggtgcccccccccccccccccccctcgccaACCCAGGCCCGCCCGCCCTTCCTGGACACGCCCTAACCCCTCTTCGTTCCCTGCAGTACCGGGCGGAGATGgtccggcgcggcggcgccgacgccgggcggctcggcggcggctgCACCCACGTCGTCGCCTGCGGCCGCGTCTACGTGAGTCCCGCCCTACGCCTCGCCCTGCCCACGTTTCGCTCGCCTCCCTTCTCGCGGGATCTGGAACCGATCTGGCTCTCTGTGTGTGTGCAGGATGACCCCGTGTGCGTGGCGGCGCGGGCGCAGGGCCACAAGGTCGTCAGCGAGCTCTGGGTCGACGACAGCTTGGACCGGGCCGTTCTCGCCGATGCCGACAGGGTCCGTTCCTTCCCGCTGCTAACTGCTTCTGCACTCCCCCAATTCTTTTCGTGTACCATATTGCCTCAGATTCGCTCACATGTTGCTGCTCTTGTGATGTGTAATATGCGTCTATGGCCGCAGTTCTGTCACTCGTTTGGTTTACTCTAGCGGCATTTTTTTGTTGACAGGTTATTTATTGGCCAACGAGAGATTTGAAGGGAATACCGGGCAGTGACGAACTCCGGGTCTGTTTGACGGGGTACCAAAGGAATGACCGTGAAGATATAATGGTAACTCCTTCTTATCCTCATATCTCTTAGACAAAACTCTGAAACATGAGCTTTAGCAGCCTTTAGTCCATCTCCTTAAACATAACGTACCAAAGCTAAGTTTTGGTCGCATTCTGCACATGGTATCATTCTGATTTCATTGTAGCATTCAAGGAGTTGATTGACTGCTTTAGATGGTAACTTTTTTTGCTACTAAATTGTAGTATTTATTTGACCATAATATACCAACCTATGACTTTACTTCTTCTCTGTAGTACAGTCCCTATTTGTTTTGTACCTATCGCATAGGTTCATATATGTAGTCTTGAAGATAATTTGTTCGCTTGTCATTATGATGATGCCAGAGCACCATATTTTTTTGTGGAATTTGTTGCCAGTACTTGAGATGTGGAACTGTAGTTGTATCCTCCGCTTTTTGTGGTTCACTAGTTATATATATCGACTTACAGTGCACTGTGTCCCCTTCTCATTTTTAATGCAGAAAATGGTCGCTTTGATGGGCGCACACTTCTCCAAGCCTTTGGTAGGAGGCGTTGTCACTCATCTCGTTTGCTATAAATTTGAAGGTCTGTTGCTTTTAGCAGCTGTTCGCTGCCATAAATATGTACATATAGTTTATACTATTTGTTTTCCTGCAACGGGTCTTCATTGCTGTTGCTCTGTAGTTGTGACCATGCATTTGCGAAATCTGGCATGAGTTTTTTTGTTTCCTATGGTTGTTGGTGGCCCTTTTATTTACATCTGATGTATATAGTTTCATTGGTAAGGGTTAACTCAATGGACCAGTAAGAATCTTATACCCAAATTCGTAACTTGGTGTCAATCAGGATGACAGTTGTTCCTCAAGTTGTCATCACATTAGGATTTTAAGTGTACTATTTGGTGCATACAACTTGATATGATATACATCCAAGAGGTCTTGAGCTGATGACCCTTGGTAGCCAATTTAGTAAAATAATTCCAGCCCACTTTGGTCCACCTTATAGGCTAGAGGGTGGGTAGATGTAATTTTGAAGTAAGAAACTTTGATGTCAACAAAATGTTCAGTGCACTGTCATTTGGTAGTTGAAAGCAGAGGTGGCATCACATTGCAAATCTTTGCTCTTCTTGTCTTTATGTCAGCCGTATAAAAAGTTATCTCATGATCATACATAGCCTTTGGAATGTGTGGTGTACAAAATAGGATACCTGCACGCTCCTGATATATTTCCAATTTTCCAGTTTGGTTTCCTTTTTTGGTCCTTTTAGTTGAATATAAGACGAGGGGATGAAATTGTAGAAAAAATGTGCGGTGTACAATGATGAACATGATACGTTAGGAGATTTGGTCCAACATACGCTGTGTATCTTGGGGATAAACATTAAACTTTGTATCGTTTAGGAAGCCTCTGAAAAAAGGCTCCTCAGTAACTTGATAAATCACAACATGCTTATAGATTGTTTGTTTTGGACCTTCTCTTTGTGCATCTATATCATGCTGCTAGAAAGTTTATATGCTCCATGAATGCAATATCTCAGTTTTTCAAATGAACCAGGTGAGAAGTACGACCTTGCTAAAAAAGTGAAGATCAAGCTTACTAATCACCGGTGGTTGGAAGATTGGTATTACACTGCAGCTTTTCCTTATATTCTTAACTGTATGGCTCATGTGTTAAATATTATAATACTATTGTtgtcctttattttattttgcagtttAAAGTCATGGGAAATTCTTCCAGTAGATGATTATAGCAAGAGGCAAGTAAAAGTACAGTTGCATGCTTTTTTCGACTTCTCCTTTTAACTCGTGTTGTATACATGTTCTGATTTAATTGGTTAGGCTATCTATTACTGAATATCACAAAAACAAATTCTTGTTATTTATTTCATGCAGTAGTTGGGAACTAGAGATGATGGAGGCGCAAGTCAAGGATTCGGACGACGAAGTAGAAGATGTAGACAGAAAGCCATTCAACAGCAGATCTAGTGTTAAGCGCACTCCCAACCCCAAAAATAGCATGAGAACTTCTGGCAATCCTGGCGTCAATGCACAGATCTGTCCACCTATTCCCAATGATGATAAAAATATGGCCGTGGATAGGCATCTGAACACTCCAAGTCAGATCAAGAAGGAAggaaatatgatcaagaagacacATGATATCGGAGCTCAACTTCAAGGCACTCCTAACTTTAGTAGGTTAGCAAGTTCCGCTAACACTGATAGTGCGGCTCCCATTCAAACTGCATTTGTTAAGAGTGGCAATAGAGTGGAAGCTGCAGTAAGAAATCTGAACAGTCCAAATCAGGTCCATGCAGCCGAATACGAATATGTTAACACTTCAGGTCAGATCAGAAAGGAAGAAAATATGGTCAAGAAGACACATGATATCACAGCTCAACTTCAAGCCAGTCCTAACTTCAGTAGGTTAGCAAGTTCCGCTAACACTGATGGTGCTGCTCCCATTCAAATTCCATTTGGTAACAGTGACAACAGAGAGGAAGCTGCAGTAAGAAATCTGAACAGTCCAAATCAGTTACAGGCAGCTGAATATGAATATGTTAACACTTCAGGTCAGACCAGAAAGGAAgaaaatatgatcaagaagacacATGATATCACAGCTCAACTTCAAGCCACTCCTAACTTCAGTAGGTTCGCAAGTTCTGTGGATACTGATAGTGGGGCTCCCATTCAACCTCCATTTGTTAACAGTGGCAATAGAGAGGAAGCTGCAGTAAGAAATCTGAACAATCCAAATCAGGTCCAGGTAGCCGAATACAAAGATGTTGGAACAGACATTGCAACTGGTGCACCAGGCGCTCCAAGCTCAAGCGATATTGCAACTGGTGCACCAGGCACTCCAAGCTCAAGCACAATGGCAGTTCCTGCTAACCATCATTTTCATTCCTCAAATGACACCCTCATGGCACCAAAGAACACAGCAACTCCTAGAGCTAGGAAAACAGGTGCCAGGAGACCCTGCAGTGCTAGCATGGAGGTTGATGGGTCAGTGGTTAATAATGGCAAGGCAGTTGTTTCTGAATCAGAGACTGACAAAATGATTCCTTGTCAGCAGGCTGGTACAATCCCTAAAGATGGCTCCAGCATTGCAAGTGCAACGGAAAGAGAAATAACTTCTCTAAAGAAATTTCCAGTTGGCACTCCTAGCTCAAGCAGGATGTCAGTTCCTGCTAACCATCATTTCATCTCCTCAAATGAGACCCTCACGGTACCAAAGACCAAGGCAACTCCTAGAGCAAGGAACACTGGTGCTAAGAGACCCCACAGTGATAGCATGGAGGTTGATGGATCAGTGGTTAACAATGGTAAGGCAGTAGTTTCTGAATCAGGGACTGAAAAAATGCTTCCTTGCCAGCTTGCTAGTGCAACATCTAAAAAGGGCTCCAGTAGTGCAAGTGTAACAGAACGAAAAACAACTTCTTCAAAGAAAGTTCCATTTGGTGGAGTCAGGAGTGCCCATGCGAAGAGGCAGGAGAGTGTACACATTGAAGTAAATGATGCACAGGTCGGATCTGAGTTGGAGTTAAATAAAGTGATTTCTCAGGAAAACATTGAGACAGGTCCTAAGAGGTTTTGTAGCAGTGCACTTGATGCTGAACATGAAAGAAAGTCACCCAAGAAATTGCCTAATACGAGGGTGAAAAGTACAGTTGCCAAGAAGTCTCGAAAATCTGACAACAACATGACCACTGAATCACCAGCTGATGAAGCTGAAAAAGTACCTGCAGAGTCACTGTTTGATGATTTGTTTCCTTCAGAAAATGTAGAAGATTGCCCTAAAAAGCTTTCAAGTACTGCAAGTGTGGATGGTTGTGATGCAATTTCTCTTGAGAACATGTCGAAAAGTAGAGCTAGGAAAGTGGTTGCCAAGAGGAAAATAAAAGCCGTGGAAGACAAATCAGGCAGCAAGCATAACAAAATTGGTAGTGCACTTGTATCTGCAGCTAAAGCATTCTCATCAAAGAGAATGGAGAGCACAAGCAATATCGATGAAGTAACTGCCGACCAGGACTCCCAGAAGGACAATAATGATGCTATGAGAGATGTATCTGTATCTTCTTGCAAAGACACTCTCACCGTAGAAAAATTAGAAGGAATGCACAAGTCTAAGTTGAGATGTAGTGAAAGAAATAAAGCTCTTGCTTCAGACCATGACAAAGAGAACCAACAAGACAATGGCAATCTCAGTTCTAAATCGGATTGTGGAAAAGGTGGTTTGAACTCCAAATTTGCTTTGAGAAGTGCAAGAAATAAAGCTCCTGCTTCAGACCATGACAAAGAGAACCGGCACGACCCTGGTAATCTCAGTTCTAAATCCGATTGTGAAAATCGTGGTTTGAATTCCAAGTTCGATTTGGAATCAGCGAAGAAAAACACAGATATGCTGGACAAGCATGGAGGGAGAGAAGGAAATGGAGCTGGAACCTTCATCACATTGGACCCTACATGCTTTATTTTAAGTGGACATCGTTGGCAGAGAAGAGATTATAGGTCAATACTTAGACGCCTGAAGGGAAGAGTTTGCAGGGATTCACATCATTGGTCATATCAAGCAACACATTTTATTGCTCCGGACCCTCTTAGGAGAACTGAAAAGTTCTTCGCAGCAGCTGCTGCAGGCAGGTACAAACGCTGATCTAGATCCTTAGAAACTTAAATTTCACTAACTTGTTACTGATTATTTTATAGACCTACTTCAGCGAGATAAGAAGGCAAATTACTGCTTATCACATGTTTTCTACATATGTGACTTACAATTATGTCTGACCTACTTAACTTGCCAAAGTCTGCCATATCACAATTCTGAATGTTAGCTCTTTTTCTCCCAAAATAGGTGGATACT includes:
- the LOC124689674 gene encoding LOW QUALITY PROTEIN: BRCT domain-containing protein At4g02110-like (The sequence of the model RefSeq protein was modified relative to this genomic sequence to represent the inferred CDS: inserted 1 base in 1 codon) — protein: MSSPDDDDRNLFAGVRFLLLGFDSVSESQYRAEMVRRGGADAGRLGGGCTHVVACGRVYDDPVCVAARAQGHKVVSELWVDDSLDRAVLADADRVIYWPTRDLKGIPGSDELRVCLTGYQRNDREDIMKMVALMGAHFSKPLVGGVVTHLVCYKFEGEKYDLAKKVKIKLTNHRWLEDCLKSWEILPVDDYSKSSWELEMMEAQVKDSDDEVEDVDRKPFNSRSSVKRTPNPKNSMRTSGNPGVNAQICPPIPNDDKNMAVDRHLNTPSQIKKEGNMIKKTHDIGAQLQGTPNFSRLASSANTDSAAPIQTAFVKSGNRVEAAVRNLNSPNQVHAAEYEYVNTSGQIRKEENMVKKTHDITAQLQASPNFSRLASSANTDGAAPIQIPFGNSDNREEAAVRNLNSPNQLQAAEYEYVNTSGQTRKEENMIKKTHDITAQLQATPNFSRFASSVDTDSGAPIQPPFVNSGNREEAAVRNLNNPNQVQVAEYKDVGTDIATGAPGAPSSSDIATGAPGTPSSSTMAVPANHHFHSSNDTLMAPKNTATPRARKTGARRPCSASMEVDGSVVNNGKAVVSESETDKMIPCQQAGTIPKDGSSIASATEREITSLKKFPVGTPSSSRMSVPANHHFISSNETLTVPKTKATPRARNTGAKRPHSDSMEVDGSVVNNGKAVVSESGTEKMLPCQLASATSKKGSSSASVTERKTTSSKKVPFGGVRSAHAKRQESVHIEVNDAQVGSELELNKVISQENIETGPKRFCSSALDAEHERKSPKKLPNTRVKSTVAKKSRKSDNNMTTESPADEAEKVPAESLFDDLFPSENVEDCPKKLSSTASVDGCDAISLENMSKSRARKVVAKRKIKAVEDKSGSKHNKIGSALVSAAKAFSSKRMESTSNIDEVTADQDSQKDNNDAMRDVSVSSCKDTLTVEKLEGMHKSKLRCSERNKALASDHDKENQQDNGNLSSKSDCGKGGLNSKFALRSARNKAPASDHDKENRHDPGNLSSKSDCENRGLNSKFDLESAKKNTDMLDKHGGREGNGAGTFITLDPTCFILSGHRWQRRDYRSILRRLKGRVCRDSHHWSYQATHFIAPDPLRRTEKFFAAAAAGRWILKPDYLTSCNEAGKLLDEGPFEWSGTGLNEGETISFEAPRKWRAIKQQMGHGAFYGMQIIVYGQLIAPSLDTVKRAVRAGDGNILATSPPYTRFLNSGVDFAVISASMPSADAWVQEFISHNIPCVSADYLVEYVCKPGYPLXRHVLFKTNRLANKSLAKLLKNQQEVATDDLEELEDDDPADDLSCSVCGSTDRGEVMLICGSEDGSVGCGAGMHIDCCDPPLECVPDDDWLCPKCDVSKAKKKPSAPSKSRGSKRRR
- the LOC124689673 gene encoding probable LRR receptor-like serine/threonine-protein kinase At3g47570, which codes for MALSRIEALPGVALGGAELRERVGPLAPHSSTGGADNWTSDVSFCHWIGVTCSRRRKGRVAALVLPDIPLQGELSPHLGNLSFLHEINLTNTALAGSIPADIGRLSRLRYLDLGHNNLTDTIPSTIGNLTALQFLVLNFNQLSGEIPSELRNMHSLRYLCLDRNYMTGLIPNFSFDSMPTISHIYIQSNSLSGTVPSGIGSLLMLQVLRLNYNQLSGPVPPNIFNMSRIVDMRLADNENLTGHIPGNTSFSLPKLQILDLYKNKFRGQIPLGLAACKHLQILSIPGNLFVDVVPAWLAKLSQLTVISIGGNELVGQIPAVLSNLTMLRVLDIAVSNLSGEIPVELGKLMQLSYLHLSFNQLTGPLPDFLGNFSQMSYLSLMSNQLTGTVPSTLGNNRLLRLLDIRDNHLHGDLSFLASLCNCRQLQHLDISNNPFSGSIPSYFGNLSTNLLVFEADKNNLVGGLPATLSNLSGLLAISFFDNYLTKELPESISKLENLQALGLSGNSIVGPIPKQFGMLRSIIRLELQDNILSGSIPDGVSNLTMLEYLYLSYNHLFSTIPSSLFYHSNLIALDMSHNSLTGILPSDLSHMQNMDKLDLSSNLLSGSLPNSFGQVAIPLTYLNFSHNSFKDLVPDSFARLTSLATLDLSSNNLSGTIPNYLANFTYLSYLDLSSNRFEGQIPNGGVFSNITLQSLIGNVGLCGAPRLGLSPCVDNSRLTSGRQILKFILPVAIIGAGVFVACLYLMIKKKNKKQPHVMASNGMADLISHRLVSYHEIARATKNFSEDNLLGAGSSGKVFKGQLDDGLVVAIKVLNMHVEQAVRSFDAECQVLRMARHRNLIQILNTCSNLDFRALLLQYMPNGSLEAHLHEENREPLGFTERLDIMLGVSEAMDYLHNHHCQVILHCDLKPSNVLFDEDMTAHVADFGIAKLLLVDENSLVSASMPGTIGYMAPELAFMGRASRSTDVFSFGIMLLEVFTGKRPTDPSFVGESSLRQWVLQAFPAKLIDVLDVKLHQGEQMHQAFHHQKNTISPSSSSIGYNDNFLMSTFEIGLECSSDPVDQRPSISEVVMRLKNIKKDSSAFMVATRIVQQRH